A single Natrinema sp. HArc-T2 DNA region contains:
- a CDS encoding CoA ester lyase produces MVRRSVLFSPGDQPELMRKAAVSDADVVVFDLEDAVAPADKSDARDAVREVLAGLDSECEVAVRVNPIGLGAMTDLEMILEGPRPNSVMLPKAEAAADVQRIQARLGEASASLPVLALIESAAGVLRADEIAAVDATDALLFGAEDLAADIGATRTSEGTEVLYARERTVIAASAADIDAIDIVYTDYGDTDGLREETAFARQLGYDGKMAIHPEQVSVINNAFTPSDDDIEWAERVLAAHERTDAGVFEVDGEMIDAPLIAQAERILERAEETK; encoded by the coding sequence ATGGTCAGACGAAGTGTCTTGTTCTCACCCGGCGATCAGCCCGAGCTGATGCGGAAGGCGGCTGTGAGCGACGCAGATGTCGTCGTTTTCGACCTCGAGGACGCTGTTGCGCCCGCGGATAAAAGTGACGCACGCGATGCCGTCCGTGAGGTGCTCGCCGGACTCGACTCGGAGTGTGAGGTCGCCGTTCGCGTAAATCCGATCGGGCTTGGAGCGATGACCGATCTCGAGATGATCCTCGAGGGGCCACGCCCCAACAGCGTGATGTTGCCGAAAGCGGAGGCCGCAGCGGACGTCCAACGGATTCAAGCGCGACTCGGTGAAGCCAGCGCATCCCTCCCAGTGCTCGCGTTGATCGAATCCGCGGCGGGCGTCCTTCGGGCCGACGAAATCGCCGCGGTCGACGCGACCGACGCGCTGCTGTTCGGGGCCGAAGACCTCGCAGCCGATATCGGTGCGACGCGCACGAGCGAGGGCACAGAAGTATTGTACGCGCGTGAGCGGACGGTGATCGCAGCCAGCGCCGCCGATATCGACGCGATCGACATCGTCTACACCGACTACGGGGATACGGATGGCCTCCGCGAGGAAACGGCGTTCGCCAGACAACTCGGGTACGACGGCAAAATGGCGATTCACCCCGAGCAGGTCTCGGTGATCAACAACGCGTTCACGCCCAGTGACGACGATATCGAGTGGGCAGAACGCGTTCTTGCCGCCCATGAACGGACGGACGCGGGTGTGTTCGAAGTCGATGGCGAGATGATCGACGCGCCACTCATCGCGCAGGCCGAACGAATCCTCGAGCGCGCCGAAGAGACAAAATAA
- a CDS encoding AMP-binding protein, whose translation MTETTATDDIAHEPSQAFVESTNVRQFMEAYDIDDYDALIERTTTEIEGVPNSGVDWFWDELVDYLGLEFDEDYDEVRDSSEGPQFTDWYPGGELNIAHNTVDRHAAVDSETRNTVACLWEGEDGEVREVTYHDLHRQANQVANALEERDVGTGDTVGLYMPMVPEVIAILYGCFKVGAIAVPIFSGFGVDATATRIADAECSVLFTGDGFQRRGSDVLLKESADEAIDEAGHVEHTIVYDRLGHVGTDEIPWVDDRDERWTDAITSQDDAYETKSLDSSQESMLLYSSGTTGKPKGIVHTHAGALVQPAKELHFGFDLKPADRFFWVSDIGWMMGPWTLIGTHAFGGTVVMYEGAPDHPEPDRFWELIDRHGVTQFGISPTAIRALRKHGDEWLEGHDLSSLRILGSTGEPWDPESWQWFYEHVGNGECPIINISGGTEIMGCFLMPMPTQPLKPCTLGGPGLGMDIDIVDRAGNSVKEDHERGYLVARDSCPSMTKSLWSGDDRYLEEYWSTFEDPPLWDHGDWAQKDAEGFWFLHGRADDALNVAGRKVGPAEVEGALIDHEAVNQAAAIGAPDETTGTAVVTYVVLENDVEETDELRDELRAQVGAELGKPFRPREVLFVDEFPKTQSGKIIRRAVEATYTGEDLGDMSSIENPEALEEIEQAR comes from the coding sequence ATGACGGAGACAACAGCAACCGACGACATCGCACACGAACCGAGTCAGGCGTTCGTCGAATCGACGAACGTCCGGCAGTTCATGGAGGCGTACGACATCGACGACTACGACGCGCTCATCGAGCGCACGACCACCGAGATTGAGGGCGTCCCGAACTCGGGCGTCGACTGGTTCTGGGACGAACTGGTCGACTATCTGGGCCTCGAGTTCGACGAGGATTACGACGAGGTCCGGGACAGCAGTGAGGGCCCGCAGTTTACCGACTGGTACCCCGGCGGCGAGCTCAACATCGCCCACAACACCGTCGACCGCCACGCGGCAGTCGACAGCGAGACGCGGAACACGGTCGCCTGTCTTTGGGAGGGAGAAGATGGCGAGGTCCGGGAGGTCACGTACCACGACCTCCACCGGCAGGCCAATCAGGTGGCCAACGCACTCGAGGAACGCGACGTCGGAACCGGGGACACGGTCGGCCTCTACATGCCGATGGTGCCCGAAGTCATCGCGATCCTCTATGGCTGTTTCAAGGTCGGCGCGATCGCAGTCCCGATTTTCTCGGGCTTTGGCGTCGACGCGACGGCGACGCGAATCGCGGACGCAGAATGTTCGGTCCTGTTTACCGGCGACGGCTTCCAGCGCCGCGGGAGCGACGTCCTCCTCAAAGAGAGCGCTGACGAGGCCATCGACGAGGCCGGCCACGTCGAGCACACCATCGTCTACGACCGTCTGGGCCACGTCGGGACCGACGAGATTCCCTGGGTCGACGACCGGGACGAGCGCTGGACCGACGCCATCACTTCCCAGGACGACGCGTACGAGACGAAATCGCTCGACTCGAGTCAGGAATCGATGCTGCTGTACTCGTCGGGGACGACGGGGAAGCCGAAGGGGATCGTCCACACCCATGCCGGCGCGCTCGTCCAACCGGCCAAGGAACTGCACTTCGGATTCGATCTCAAACCCGCGGACCGGTTCTTCTGGGTGTCCGACATCGGCTGGATGATGGGGCCGTGGACGCTGATCGGCACGCACGCCTTCGGCGGGACCGTCGTCATGTACGAGGGCGCACCCGATCACCCCGAGCCCGATCGCTTCTGGGAACTGATCGACCGCCATGGCGTCACGCAGTTCGGCATCTCGCCGACCGCGATTCGCGCGCTACGCAAGCACGGCGATGAGTGGCTCGAGGGACACGATCTCTCCTCGCTCCGAATCTTGGGCTCGACGGGCGAACCGTGGGACCCTGAATCCTGGCAGTGGTTCTACGAACACGTCGGCAACGGCGAGTGCCCGATCATCAACATCTCCGGCGGGACCGAAATCATGGGCTGTTTCCTGATGCCGATGCCGACACAACCGCTGAAACCCTGTACACTGGGCGGGCCCGGACTGGGGATGGATATCGACATCGTCGACCGCGCGGGCAACTCCGTCAAAGAGGACCACGAACGCGGCTATCTCGTCGCCCGTGACTCCTGTCCCTCGATGACCAAGTCGCTGTGGTCGGGTGACGACCGCTATCTCGAGGAGTACTGGTCGACGTTCGAGGACCCGCCACTGTGGGATCACGGCGACTGGGCGCAGAAGGACGCCGAGGGCTTCTGGTTCCTTCATGGCCGCGCCGACGACGCGTTGAACGTCGCCGGGCGGAAGGTCGGCCCCGCCGAAGTCGAGGGGGCGCTCATCGACCACGAAGCCGTCAATCAGGCTGCTGCCATCGGCGCACCAGACGAGACGACCGGCACTGCCGTCGTCACCTACGTCGTCCTCGAGAACGACGTCGAGGAAACCGACGAGCTACGTGACGAACTTCGCGCGCAAGTCGGCGCAGAACTCGGGAAACCCTTCCGCCCCCGTGAGGTGCTGTTCGTCGACGAGTTCCCCAAAACCCAGTCGGGCAAGATCATCCGCCGTGCGGTCGAAGCGACCTACACGGGTGAGGACTTGGGCGACATGAGCAGCATCGAGAACCCAGAGGCGCTCGAGGAGATCGAACAGGCGCGATAA